Within Elizabethkingia sp. JS20170427COW, the genomic segment GCAGGCGGCTCAAGAGAATGCTCATGAAAAAGTAGCCATTATAAATGTACCTTATCAAGAGGCTCAGCGTTATTTCGTGAAAAATAATTTCCAAGAAGGAAAATCTGAAAAAATACTTAAAAATCAAAAAGACTTCGAAGAAATTTTTGGTGCGGCAGCAGTGATGGGAAAAGAAGGAATCCCTACTAAGGTAGATTTTACGAAGAGTTTTGTTGTGGCAGTAATTGCTCCAACTTCGTCTAATGAAAATGAAATCAAAATAGAATCTTTACAAGATAATGGGAAAGAACTAAAGTTAAATTATACCATAGTGGAAGGGAAAGACCAAGGATTTTCAACAAGAAATACTAAAATTTTAATTTTAGATAAAAAGAGCGATAAGCCTGTTGTTTTTCAAGAAGTTAAGTAATTGCTGATTTTGTTTGTTTTTAAAACTTTATTTTTTTTGGCATGTTAATTGACATGGAACACTCAGTAAATTTAATATGGGTATGAAAAAGATAATTTTAGCAGGCGCTTTTTTGGGATTAAATATTTTTGCAATGGCACAGACAACCTATAAAGTAGATATTGCTCCTTTTCCAAAACCTGAAAAAGGGATGAAGCAAGTGGTAATAGAAGTTCCTCATTCTGATCAAGATAATAATAAGAAAATCGAGATTTTTGTAGGAAAAGATATGGAAGTAGATACTTGTAACAGAACTTTTTTAGGAGGAGATTTTAAAACTTCTGAATTGAAAGGCTGGGGATATAATTATCTAACTTTTGAAACCAAAGGAGTGGC encodes:
- a CDS encoding ecotin, translated to MKKIILAGAFLGLNIFAMAQTTYKVDIAPFPKPEKGMKQVVIEVPHSDQDNNKKIEIFVGKDMEVDTCNRTFLGGDFKTSELKGWGYNYLTFETKGVAGSTMMACPNPEKVMKFVSSRGYLTNYNGRMPIVLYIPEGYEAKFKIYTANDEMFSAQEIQNKTK